The proteins below are encoded in one region of Aestuariivirga litoralis:
- a CDS encoding multidrug effflux MFS transporter, producing MTQHHTPEFEFIALVALLTALVAMSIDTMLPALGIMAHELNAAHENDRQFIILGFFAGLTFGTLVFGPISDSLGRKSPIVAGLALYIIGALLCFFATSFPMLIIGRVLQGFGAAGPRIVSMAMVRDNAGGAAMARIMSFVMSIFMLVPILAPSIGQVVLFIGSWRLIFGGFVVAAIIAGIWLGTRQEETLPLEKRHPFKASELVASALEVVKNPVSLGYTMAVGAIFGAFTCYLGTSQQIFAEQYHQGERFALWFGGLAVAIAVAMIFNGRNVVRLGMRKISKWALRGFIITWALVLALCFIFAGQPPLVVIGPMFFVSFFCSGLLFGNYNALAMEPMGHIAGMAAAVTGALSSLIALVFGGMAGRTYDGTLFPLAYAFLGFGLLALVFSEWAERNRKPGTGSVPIMDAGHF from the coding sequence ATGACGCAACATCACACGCCAGAATTTGAATTTATCGCACTCGTCGCGCTGCTCACCGCACTTGTGGCCATGTCGATTGACACGATGCTGCCAGCACTTGGCATCATGGCGCATGAGCTGAATGCGGCGCATGAAAATGACCGCCAGTTCATCATTCTTGGATTCTTCGCCGGGCTCACTTTCGGCACGCTGGTTTTCGGGCCGATCTCGGATTCACTCGGCCGTAAATCACCCATCGTGGCAGGCCTGGCGCTCTATATCATAGGTGCTCTTTTGTGTTTCTTTGCGACCTCATTCCCCATGCTGATCATCGGTCGCGTGCTGCAGGGCTTTGGCGCTGCCGGCCCGCGCATCGTGTCGATGGCCATGGTGCGTGACAATGCCGGCGGTGCTGCCATGGCGCGCATCATGTCCTTCGTCATGTCGATCTTCATGCTGGTGCCGATCCTTGCACCCTCGATTGGGCAAGTGGTTCTGTTTATCGGAAGCTGGCGGCTCATTTTCGGTGGTTTCGTCGTCGCCGCCATTATTGCAGGAATTTGGTTGGGCACGCGGCAGGAGGAAACTCTGCCATTGGAAAAGCGCCATCCCTTCAAGGCCAGCGAGCTCGTCGCCAGCGCACTGGAAGTAGTGAAGAACCCCGTTTCGCTGGGCTACACCATGGCGGTTGGCGCCATCTTCGGCGCCTTCACTTGCTATCTGGGCACATCGCAGCAGATCTTTGCAGAGCAATATCATCAGGGCGAGCGCTTTGCGCTGTGGTTTGGCGGCCTCGCGGTGGCCATTGCGGTTGCGATGATTTTCAATGGCCGCAATGTAGTGCGGCTCGGCATGCGCAAAATTTCGAAATGGGCCCTGCGCGGCTTCATCATCACCTGGGCGCTGGTGTTGGCTCTGTGCTTTATCTTCGCCGGGCAGCCGCCGCTCGTGGTGATCGGGCCGATGTTCTTTGTATCCTTCTTCTGCAGCGGGTTGCTGTTCGGCAATTACAATGCACTGGCGATGGAACCCATGGGCCACATTGCGGGCATGGCAGCCGCCGTCACTGGCGCGCTGTCGTCACTCATCGCCTTGGTGTTCGGTGGCATGGCGGGCCGTACCTATGATGGCACGCTGTTTCCGTTGGCCTACGCCTTTTTGGGCTTTGGCCTGCTGGCGCTGGTTTTCTCCGAATGGGCCGAGCGGAACCGCAAGCCGGGCACTGGATCAGTGCCCATCATGGATGCCGGCCACTTCTAA